The region TGATCGATACGATGGGTAAAGTTCGTGCGGTGACGCGAGATCTCGTCCAAGAGCTCGGCCGCGAACCATCGCCGGAAGAAGTCGCTCAGCGAATGGACATCTCTGTGGAAGATGCCAAAGTCATCTGCAAGATGAACCGCAATCCCCTTTCGCTCGATCAACCGGTCGGCGATCACGACGACAGCTTCTTCGGCGAATTTCTGGAAGATCACCGCAACGACGATCCACTATACGAAACGCACCAGGAAGCCCTCAAAGAACGTCTCGGCGAAGTGATGCAGCACCTCAACCACCGCGAACGTGAGATCATTCGTCTCCGCTACGGCCTGACCGATGGTTACGCCTACACGTTGGAAGAAGTCGGCAAGATCTTCAGCGTTACCCGCGAACGCGTCCGTCAGATCGAATCGAAAGCGGTCCGTAAGCTGCAGCAGCCTTACCGCTCGCGTGGCCTGGCCAGCTTCCTGGAAGGGGCCGAAGAACTACTTGCTGCCGATGCGGCCGAAACCGCATAAGGCCAAACGCGCCTTTGGAAATTGGGTGTGTGAAAGGACGGACGGCTCGGCGACACTAAGCCTCCGTCCTTTCCGCTTTTCTTGGCAGTACTTGGATCCCTTGTTCAAGTAACAAAAGGGTACCGGCAGGAGGCTTAGTCTGCTTGGACAATGCGAAGGTTCGGGTTTTCCTGAGCGGCATCCAGCAGGACGCCCAGGACGCGCATCGCAAGCAGATACAAATAAGGATTCCCTCCGGTCCAATCCTTAGGCCAGACGACACAGACAGGATCACAGATATCGCTGGTCGCACAGTCGTACAGGGCATCAAGATTGCCGCCGTAGTATTCCGGAAACTCGAGGCTTTGTCCCAGGTACTCGTAGATCGCTTCCACCGAAGTCAATTCGGGTGGAATGATGATTCGCTTTTCAGTGGCATCGCTCATGGCTTCGTTTGAACCTCGTCAAACGTCTTATAGTGATCCCTCGTCACGAAGATCAATCCATCGCTAGAAAAGACCAGCCGCTCCGCCCCGCGATGTCCCCCGTTGTACGCCAAATCGGCCTCGAAGTACTTGCGTCCAGGAGCATTGGGAAGCTCCCCTTCTCGGTTCATGAAGCGGTCGCCCCCGATGCTCTTCCCAGGGGCCACATCCCGTAAGTTTCCCCTCGATGCTACCCAACCAAGCTCGCGGGCCTCGTTCTTAGTCACGAATGAATCAGGCAGCCGCCCTTGCGCCACAATATGTTCTACGATCGCGACTTCTTCAGGGCCGTTCAGGACACCTTGATTCAGCGCGGCGATATCGACGGTGTCCGAATCGGTCGTCGATGGAAAATTGGTCGTCGGGGTGATGTCGACCACTTCCCCTGCTGGATCATTTGCAGGGGCGTCGCCTTGCGGGGTCGTATCTCCCTTCCACATCTTGAGCAGCGAGTTCACGCCGACAAAACAGAGGGCGATGGCAAAGACGATCAGGCGAAGTTTCATTCGCGACATCCCAGACTCCTTCGTGGGTTGGGGAAACGGCAACGCAACGGGTGATTAATCCCCATCAAACCATTCCCCACGCAGACTCTCAAGCCCGGCACATGCTAATCGTCGCCCCCGGCGGGGTCCTCCGGATCGACTTTTCCTTCCAAAACGTCCTCTTTTTCCCGATCTCGACGAGACTCCCGAATCGACTTCCCCTTTCCATCCATAAACGGAAGGCTGATTCCCAGCT is a window of Bremerella sp. TYQ1 DNA encoding:
- a CDS encoding barstar family protein, encoding MSDATEKRIIIPPELTSVEAIYEYLGQSLEFPEYYGGNLDALYDCATSDICDPVCVVWPKDWTGGNPYLYLLAMRVLGVLLDAAQENPNLRIVQAD
- a CDS encoding ribonuclease domain-containing protein produces the protein MSRMKLRLIVFAIALCFVGVNSLLKMWKGDTTPQGDAPANDPAGEVVDITPTTNFPSTTDSDTVDIAALNQGVLNGPEEVAIVEHIVAQGRLPDSFVTKNEARELGWVASRGNLRDVAPGKSIGGDRFMNREGELPNAPGRKYFEADLAYNGGHRGAERLVFSSDGLIFVTRDHYKTFDEVQTKP